The Rubripirellula reticaptiva DNA window GGTTGGTTCTGAGCGATGGCAGGCGTGGCGATGCACAGCACCGCAAGATTCGCCAACGTACGAAGTGAGTGTTTGTGGGTGGGCCTAATCATTTCCGCTTCCTGGGGACTGAGTTAACGAACAGCTAATCGGTACATGCGGTGCAATCTGCGGAATCCGCAGGACTGCCTTGTCGGAATCCGGTTAGCCAGCTGTGCCAATTGTCAGCCAATTTACCGTATCTGTCCAACGCATTGTGTGCATACTGGGGATGTGTAAAACGCATAGCCAATGTGTTTGGCTGTAAAACAACGGCGAAACAGCTACGTGTCATTGTACGACGAGGTGAATCACGCATGGATATGGACCAGCTTTCGCATTTCCGGTCGCTCGCCGATCTGCGCAACTTTACTCACGCGGCAGCCCAGCTTGGCATATCTCAGTCCGCACTAAGCCGTTCGATCATGCGACTCGAAAACGAGTTGGGCCAGCCGCTCTTCGAACGCAAGCCTCGCTCGGTCGATCTAACAGACGCCGGGCAACTGTTTCACTCGCGTGCCGAACAGATTCTGCTAATCCTGGAAGATTGTAAAGCAGAAATCTGTGATGATGGGCAAAGTGGCCGTATTCGCGTCGCTGCGATTCCAACGATCGCTCCGTTCTTTCTGCCCAATTTGCTGCGGACGTTTTCCGATGCGTATCCGAAGGCAACGCTAATCGTTCAGGAAGACACGACTGAAAATTTGATGAAACGATGCAAACAGGGCGAGTTAGACGTTGCCATCGTCGCGTTGCCCGTCCCGTCTCGCTATGTCGAGGTCGAAGAACTTTTTGACGAGGAGCTGAGTCTTGTGCTGCCGCAGAAGCATCCGCTTGCGGAAAGGAAACGGATTCGCATCGAAGATGTAGAACACTACCCATTCGTTCTGCTCGATGAGGCACACTGTCTTTCGGACAATATCACTTCGTTTTGTCGTCAGCGATCGGTCCATCCTGTGGCCGTTGAACGGGCCAGCCAATTGGTCATGGTGCAAGAGTTGGTTTCGTTAGGGCACGGCGTTTCCATGATCCCCGAAATGGCCAAGAAGCTCGATCGAACCAAGCGGCGTGTCTACCGTTCGCTGTACGGTAACAAGCCAAGCCGAACAATCGCAGCGGTGTGGAATCCGTACCGTTTCCAAAGCCGCTTGCTGCGAGAGTTTCGAGACCACCTTCGCAACTATTCTGCGGCGTTTGTAGAAAACTGAAAGCAGCCGTTTCGGGATGACGTTCGCTTCGCTAGGAAATCAGCAATGGTTTCGCGTGAAGCGACTCGCGAAAGCAACATCGACCGACTCAGGTTAGTTGTTGTTAGCGGGGTAATCGTATGCCGGACTTCAACGACCTGACGCCTTTTTTATACCGCGGAACGACTCAGGCAATCAGTTCGGTGAAGGTCAATTACTTTTCCGTCAGAAGTTTGTCGGTTGGATTCTCGACCGCAATCAAGCCGCGAAAGTGAAACTCTTGCGGATCTTTGTTGCTGTGCAATTGCAAAGCGATCGGGCACTTTTTGAGTTGGTCCTTCGTTTCCGTGTGATCAATGACGACCGTTCCACCGGCAACCATTCGAATACGATTGCCGACGACCAAGATTTCAATTTGATTCCAGTCACCATCCTTTTCCCAAGGCACTTCCTTCATGGGGCCTTTTTGTTCGGGCGGGAAAATACGTCCGCGTGTGTACGCACCCCAGATTCCCCAGTCATGACAAAACATTAGTAGCGGCCCCTTGAATGCAAACTCACTGCCAGCATCTGTGAATCGCTCGCCAAGCGCGGCGACGGACGAGTGCATGATCGAGTAGCCTTCGCTACGATTCTGTTTGACCTCGAACAACAAACGGAACTCGCGAAATTCCTGGTCAGAAAAAAGATACGTACTATGCGAGACAGGCTTGTCGTTGGCGGCGCGGATGGAATGATTGACGACCGAAAAGTATTCCTCGAGTCCCTTCCAGCCCGTTAGGTCATGACCGTTGAACAACTCGATTGCGTGCTCGCTCGCGGGTAAGGCGACCTGGTGACTCCAGTCGGAATCGCCGTCATGGGCGCAGACGCCAGAAGCGAACATCGAAAAAAACAAACAGGCAAATACGGGACCGAGGCAACGCATAGCAATAGCTTTCATTGAGTGGTTGATCAAACGCTTTGCAAACGGAATGGTAACGCCGAACGCAGCGAGTTTGGACGCCTCAACTGTAAAAGATTTTCTTAAGCGATCAGGCCTTTCACGACGTGACCATGAACATCGGTCAGACGAAAATCTCGTCCTTGGTAACGGTAAGTCAGCCGTTCATGATCGATACCCATCTGGTGCAGGATTGTGGCGTGAAGGTCGTGGATGTGTACACCGTCTGAAACGACATTGTAACTGAATTCGTCGGTTTCGCCGTGCACGTGCCCAGGTTTGACTCCGCCGCCGGCCATCCACATCGTAAAGCAACGTGGGTGGTGATCGCGTCCAAAATTTCCGGGCGTGATTTTACCTTGGCAATAACTGGTACGTCCAAACTCGCCGCCCCAAATCACCAATGTGTCTTCCAGCAGCCCGTGGTTCTTTAGGTCTTGAATCAGCCCCATCATTGCCGTTCCGACGGTGTGCGTTCGGTCGGCAACGTTCTCGACGCGGAACTCCTCGATCGCGACTCCGCCTTCTTTTTTGTGTGAGTGCAGGCGGTTGAAAGTGGTGGCGAGCTTTTGCTCTCGCGTCGCGTTGGGCAAAAGGTCTCCGGCTAATTGCCAGGTGATGAATTCGTCGTAGGGCATTCCCGTTTGAAACGCCTTGATGACCCAGTCGCGATAGGGCCAAACGAATCGTTCGTCGTCACGTTGAAATCCGTACGAATCTGCGTACCGGGCCACGTCCAGCCACTCGCTCGTCATTCGTTCGGCGTAGGCGTCGCTGGTTAACAATCGGTCGATGACAATGTCGTCAGCGTCCGCCGAAGTGTCAGAAACGTATTCGCTGATTTCATTTTCGGTGGGCGGCAATCCGGTCAAATCAAACGTGACTCGTCTTAGCCACTTGTTCTTGGACGCCGGTTTGGCGGGCGTCAATTCGTTTTCAACCAACGCCTTCGCAATGAACTGATCGATCGGTCCCTTGACCCAATTGACCAGGCCACCGAGATCCGTTTGTTTCGGCGTATCAACCTTCGCCGGCAAAGGTTCGAACGCCCAATGCGATTCGAATTTTGCGCCTTCAAGAATCCATTGATCGAGGGTTTCTTTGTCTGCATCCGATAGCCGCTTCAACGAGCCGGCGGGCGGCATCGGATCGTCGTTGTCGTGAATCCGAACATGAAATTCGCTCTTTGCTAGATCGCCGGGAACAATGCCAAAGTATCCGCCCAGGTCGACGGTAGCGTTGTCGAACTTGTCGACACGGAACTCCGAGTCCTGGTTGGCCGCGTCGGGGCCGTGGCACTTGAAACAACGGTCCGACAAGATTGGCCGCACGTCGCGATTGAACGATACCTCGGCCGCGCCGGCCAAACTCGTCAAAGCCAGACAGACGGCGGCAGCCAATCTCGCATGGATCCAGTTCGGTTTCAGGACTGTCGATTTCATCACGGGCTTGCTGTTTCCGAAAATGCGAAGCGTCGACAAAGCAAGGCGACAATCGGTTTCGCCGGTGCGCTGTTGTAGGGAGTTCAACATGCCGTCAATTATGCCCTTCGGGGGCATCAGCGTCTTGTATCGCTAATCAAGTTTGTGGTACGTTTTGACGATGAAGCCTTCGTCCGCTTATCCGTCTCGGGTGTTTCAAGACTCGTTTTTTGCGAAAAACCCTGGTGTTCGCCAGGTGTTCGAATTGTACGAATACCTGCCGGACGTGCTCTTTTATGCCAAAGACGCTCAGCATCGTTACATCGGTGCCAATCGGCGGACGTTGGTCGATGTGTTTGGCATGGAGAACGTTGATGAGTTGCTCGGTCGCACGGACTTAGATTTCCAACCGCCCGCACTCGCCGAGGCCTATCACGCCGAAGATCGGCGGGTGATGGAAGGTGGTAAAATCATTCCCAACCAAGTCTGGTTGGTGCCGCACGTTCGCGGAACTCCTCGCTGGTACGTTTCGACCAAAACGCCGCTGTTCAGTCCGGTCGGCGAAACGATCGGGATCGCCGGAGCGATGTATCCGGTCACCACCCGCGACGACCAATTGGCGTTCTTTCAAGAGCTGTCGCCAGTGATCCAGTACATCGATGATCATTATACCGAATCGATTTCAATGACAGAAATGGCGGCGCTCGCCAATCTATCGGCGACTCACTTCAACACGCGCTTTCGAGCCGTCTTGCGATTGTCGCCAACCGAGTACGTGTTGTCTCGCCGTATTCAACAGGCTCAGCAGTTGCTGACTCAAACTGAAAAAACAATCATCGAAATCGCCTGCGAGATCGGCTTCTTCGATCAGAGCCATTTCACCAAACGTTTCCGGCGTGTGACAGGCTTAACGCCGCTGGGATACCGGAAGCGTTTTCGGTAACCGGCACCGATATTTTCGCTACTAGTTATTCGCAGCTTTCGTTTTGGTGTACCAGATCTGTCGCTCGATTCCGGACGCGACACCATCCTCGTTCGTGTCGATCTCTTTGAAGTTTGATTCGACCTTGCTTTCGTTCCAGTTCCAGCCATTCTTGTCCCAGTTAGCTTTTTCTTTCACGATATACGTTTGCATTGTCCAATCGGTCGACGCTGGTTTGGTCGCCGACCCGTTCATCGGCTTCTTTGTTACCAGTTTCTTTGACGGAATCGTTGCCGCCGTCGATGGCTGAAGGGAAGCGTACTTTGGGTTCTGCCAGACTCGTACATAATCAACCAGCATTGCAGTCGGAAATCCATCGGTCGTCGTTTCTTCCAGTGCCGGAACTCGTTGTCCGTTCTTGTACGCTTCGAATGGGTGCCGTAAACCGAGCGACAAAGTGATGTGCATTGGCAGGTGCCAGTAAAGGTTGGGCTTGCGTCCGACTTCTTTGCCGTCGATGTACCAAACGATAGTTTCCGGCGTGTTTTCGACAGCGTAGATGTGGTAGTCGTCGCGAGGGTCCCAGGGCGAGTCGTACTCGTTTTTGCACATTTCAGGTTTCGAATTCGGCCGGATCCAATGTTTCTGGCCGTCGATCAGCAACTGAGTGTGCAAGTTGCAATCGATTCGATTGACTAAATGCCGAGATTTCGTTTCGTTGTCGAATTCACACTGCTGTAGTTCAACGATGTCAATTTCCGAATACGTCACGGTCTCGCCGTCTTTCGCTTGATAGCGGTTCGCGGGGCCTTTGCTGTGCAGCCAAAAACTCGGGCAGGCACCTGGATAAAGCGAGCAGCCTTTGATTCGGGCTTCGAAATATCCGTACGTGATGGTGCTGAAACTTCGGGCGATGCCCGACGTATAAGCGAGTTTTTCGTTGCCGCGCTGGTGGTCATGCTGAACCATTTGCAGAGACATTGAGCCGTCCGCTTCAGACGTATTGTCCGGCTCCCAGCTCCAAGTGCCCCAATCTTCGGTGTTGATATTCCACTTCTTGGTGTCGACTTGGGACCCTTCGAATTCATCGGAAAACTCAGACGCGTACTTCCACTGGACGTCGCCCGCTTTTAAGACGTCACCCGTCGGTTGCGGATCCTGAGCCATCGAATTTGAGGTGATGGCAAGTGAAATGGCGCAAGCAGCGAGGGAGCGGCGTTTGAACTTGAGCATGCGATTGAGTTTGCGTTGAAGAGAGACAGAGCGACTCCGGAGTGGAGTACGCCAAAAATATCCTTGCCGCCACCGCAGCGGAAGAACCAGCGAGCGGCGTTAGAGAACGCGACGACTTAAACAATGTATCCGGGAACGCACCGTGTCACGCTTCAGATCAATGGGAAAAGTTTCGGTACGGCGACGTATGATCTTGTGAAGTAGAACTTTGTATTTGTTAGCGAACGCGATTCGGGCAATGCCAGATGACTTGATCGACATCGGCAAGTCGAGCCAGTCGTGTCAGTTCTGCTTCCAGTTTGTTGGTGCGCGAAACAGTCCATTGGATCCCTGGCTCGGCCCAAAGTTTCGACACTGCCAGCACGGACTTGTTGCGATCGGCTTGAACTTCGATGCGTCCGACGATCCGATCGCCCTCAAGCAGCGGATAGACGTAGTAACCCCAAATCCGCTTCGCCGCAGGCACAAACATCTCCACCCGATACTCGAATCCAAACAGTCGCTGCAATCGCGTGCGATCTCGGATCAGCGGATCGAACGGATTCAAAATTCGCAGACGTGATGTGGGAGTTTCCAGTTCGTCGATCCGCGTCTCGATATCGCAAGGCGCGTGCGCGGCAATCCATTCACCATCATGAGTTTCCCACTGGACGGGAACTCGATAAGGAGATTGGTCGAGCCACTGGGCAACTTCTTTTGAATCAGCCGCCTCCCAGAACTTCTTGATGTCGGTCGCCGTTCCAAACACCAACCGATCTAAGGCTGTCGTGCAAAGTGAATCTAGTTGTATGGTATCGTCGAGTCGCTGTTGCATCAGTTGATCGGGAAATACTCGCTCGGCCAAGTCATAGTATTTGGTGAACCCCTTGCGGTGGCTGGTAGCTAGGTCGCCGGCGTACCACAGATAGTCCAATGCCATCTTGTGAGGCGGGCGAGCCCACATCTTCTTTTTACCCTTGATTTTGGTGTCGAAATCGTGCGTCGACAAAGGCCCTTCGCGATCGACGCGAGCCATGATCTCCTTCCTTCCGATATCGTCCGTCATTCCTTTGAACCAATTGGAGTTTTGAATTCGCTCGCGTTTGCGATCGAATTGGCGGCGCCAGATCGGCAGGAACTCCATCGGCAGGATCGAAGCGTCGTGAGTGAAATGCTCGAACACCTGTCGATCGCGTGCCATCAGTAAGTCGAGCATCGGCTCGCGATAACTTTGTTGGCGACTCCAAATGATGTGGTGGTGGGCACGGCTGACCACTTGAATCGTGTCGAGCTGAACGAATCCAAGGTCGCGGATGATCTGCATCGTGTCGACCGAACCGACAGGCGCAGTCGCAAGCCCCTGGGCGGTCAACCATAGCCGTCTGGCGTCTTGGTTTCGTATCTTTAACGGTTCTTGGTTTGACACCGAATCAGGAGGCCCCAGACAGGTTGCAAGCTGGATCACGCCGTAAACGCACTGTCGCGTGCCAGCATCCTAACGCATGCAGGCGATGGGCTCGAGGAAGGGGCGACGATTTACGCCAGTACTTCGCTGACGACTCGGGCCGGTTCAACACCCGTCAGTTTGAAGTCGAGTCCCTGGTGACGGTACGTGAACCGCTCGTGATCGATACCACACAGATGCATCAACGTCGCCTGCAGATCGCGTATGTGAACAGGATTTTCGGCAACGTGAAAGGCAAACTCGTCGCTGCTGCCGTAGATCGTTCCCGGCTTGATGCCGCCGCCCGCCATCCAGATCGTAAACGCACGCGGATGGTGATCGCGTCCATGAGCCGAAGCATTGGTGATATCACCTTGGACATAGGGCGTGCGTCCGAACTCGCCGCCCCAAATCACCAGCGTATCGTCCAGTAAACCCTTGGCTTTCAAATCTTTGACCAGCGCGGCACTGGGTTGATCGGTGTCTTGGCACTGGATCGGCAGTTGGTTGGGAAGGTTGCCGTGTTGGTCCCATCCCGCATGCATCAGTTGAATGAAACGCGTGCCACGTTCGGCCAAGCGACGCGCCATCAAACAGTTGTATGCGTAGCTTCCTTTGCGATGGACGTCTGGCCCGTACATGTCGAGCACGCTTTGAGGCTCGTTTGAAAAGTCCGTCAACTCGGGCACACTCGCCTGCATCTGAAACGCCATTTCATACTGTGAAATTCGCGTTTCGATTTCCGGGTCTGCAAAACGGGCGTGCGCCATTTGGTTCATCTCGGCCAAACTGTCTAGCATTTGACGACGTGCTTTCCGCGAAATGCCTTTCGGGTTGCTCAGGTACAAGACCGGATCGCCAGCACTGCGAAACGGCACTCCCTGATGCTTGCCCGGCAAGAATCCTGCACCCCAGTAGTAATCAAAGAACAACTGGCCGCACGAACCCTGTTTGTCTTGCGAGGTCATCACAACGAATGACGGTAAGTTCTCGGCCATCGTGCCAAGGCCGTAGGTCAGCCAGGCTCCGATACTGGGCCGGCCCGGCAAGTTGTGCCCGGTCAATATTTGAGTCATCGCGGGTGCGTGATTGATTTGTTCGCCGTGCATGCTGCGGATAAAGCAGAGGTCGTCGACGACGCTGGCCGTATGAGGCAACAAATCGCTAACCCACATGCCGCTGTCACCGCGTTTGGATCCGTTCCACGCTGCGGCCATGCAGGGTTTCGATTTCTGGCCGGCCGTCATCGTGGTTTGTCGTAGTCCCTGCAGAATACTTTCGGGAACTTCTTCGCCCTGCATCTTCTTGAGGGTTGCTTTGTCATCGAACAAATCCACATGCGAAGGGCCGCCGGATTGCATCAGGTAAATGACGCGCTTTGCCTTCGGCGGAAAGTGCGGCAGTCCTTGCCCGGC harbors:
- a CDS encoding LysR family transcriptional regulator, translated to MDMDQLSHFRSLADLRNFTHAAAQLGISQSALSRSIMRLENELGQPLFERKPRSVDLTDAGQLFHSRAEQILLILEDCKAEICDDGQSGRIRVAAIPTIAPFFLPNLLRTFSDAYPKATLIVQEDTTENLMKRCKQGELDVAIVALPVPSRYVEVEELFDEELSLVLPQKHPLAERKRIRIEDVEHYPFVLLDEAHCLSDNITSFCRQRSVHPVAVERASQLVMVQELVSLGHGVSMIPEMAKKLDRTKRRVYRSLYGNKPSRTIAAVWNPYRFQSRLLREFRDHLRNYSAAFVEN
- a CDS encoding 3-keto-disaccharide hydrolase, coding for MKAIAMRCLGPVFACLFFSMFASGVCAHDGDSDWSHQVALPASEHAIELFNGHDLTGWKGLEEYFSVVNHSIRAANDKPVSHSTYLFSDQEFREFRLLFEVKQNRSEGYSIMHSSVAALGERFTDAGSEFAFKGPLLMFCHDWGIWGAYTRGRIFPPEQKGPMKEVPWEKDGDWNQIEILVVGNRIRMVAGGTVVIDHTETKDQLKKCPIALQLHSNKDPQEFHFRGLIAVENPTDKLLTEK
- a CDS encoding DUF1549 domain-containing protein yields the protein MKSTVLKPNWIHARLAAAVCLALTSLAGAAEVSFNRDVRPILSDRCFKCHGPDAANQDSEFRVDKFDNATVDLGGYFGIVPGDLAKSEFHVRIHDNDDPMPPAGSLKRLSDADKETLDQWILEGAKFESHWAFEPLPAKVDTPKQTDLGGLVNWVKGPIDQFIAKALVENELTPAKPASKNKWLRRVTFDLTGLPPTENEISEYVSDTSADADDIVIDRLLTSDAYAERMTSEWLDVARYADSYGFQRDDERFVWPYRDWVIKAFQTGMPYDEFITWQLAGDLLPNATREQKLATTFNRLHSHKKEGGVAIEEFRVENVADRTHTVGTAMMGLIQDLKNHGLLEDTLVIWGGEFGRTSYCQGKITPGNFGRDHHPRCFTMWMAGGGVKPGHVHGETDEFSYNVVSDGVHIHDLHATILHQMGIDHERLTYRYQGRDFRLTDVHGHVVKGLIA
- a CDS encoding AraC family transcriptional regulator — encoded protein: MKPSSAYPSRVFQDSFFAKNPGVRQVFELYEYLPDVLFYAKDAQHRYIGANRRTLVDVFGMENVDELLGRTDLDFQPPALAEAYHAEDRRVMEGGKIIPNQVWLVPHVRGTPRWYVSTKTPLFSPVGETIGIAGAMYPVTTRDDQLAFFQELSPVIQYIDDHYTESISMTEMAALANLSATHFNTRFRAVLRLSPTEYVLSRRIQQAQQLLTQTEKTIIEIACEIGFFDQSHFTKRFRRVTGLTPLGYRKRFR
- a CDS encoding kappa-carrageenase, producing the protein MLKFKRRSLAACAISLAITSNSMAQDPQPTGDVLKAGDVQWKYASEFSDEFEGSQVDTKKWNINTEDWGTWSWEPDNTSEADGSMSLQMVQHDHQRGNEKLAYTSGIARSFSTITYGYFEARIKGCSLYPGACPSFWLHSKGPANRYQAKDGETVTYSEIDIVELQQCEFDNETKSRHLVNRIDCNLHTQLLIDGQKHWIRPNSKPEMCKNEYDSPWDPRDDYHIYAVENTPETIVWYIDGKEVGRKPNLYWHLPMHITLSLGLRHPFEAYKNGQRVPALEETTTDGFPTAMLVDYVRVWQNPKYASLQPSTAATIPSKKLVTKKPMNGSATKPASTDWTMQTYIVKEKANWDKNGWNWNESKVESNFKEIDTNEDGVASGIERQIWYTKTKAANN
- a CDS encoding winged helix-turn-helix domain-containing protein; its protein translation is MSNQEPLKIRNQDARRLWLTAQGLATAPVGSVDTMQIIRDLGFVQLDTIQVVSRAHHHIIWSRQQSYREPMLDLLMARDRQVFEHFTHDASILPMEFLPIWRRQFDRKRERIQNSNWFKGMTDDIGRKEIMARVDREGPLSTHDFDTKIKGKKKMWARPPHKMALDYLWYAGDLATSHRKGFTKYYDLAERVFPDQLMQQRLDDTIQLDSLCTTALDRLVFGTATDIKKFWEAADSKEVAQWLDQSPYRVPVQWETHDGEWIAAHAPCDIETRIDELETPTSRLRILNPFDPLIRDRTRLQRLFGFEYRVEMFVPAAKRIWGYYVYPLLEGDRIVGRIEVQADRNKSVLAVSKLWAEPGIQWTVSRTNKLEAELTRLARLADVDQVIWHCPNRVR
- a CDS encoding DUF1501 domain-containing protein, with the protein product MNHLHLTRRQLLGSLGLSVGAPALSSLLASESEAGQGLPHFPPKAKRVIYLMQSGGPSHVDLFDDKATLKKMQGEEVPESILQGLRQTTMTAGQKSKPCMAAAWNGSKRGDSGMWVSDLLPHTASVVDDLCFIRSMHGEQINHAPAMTQILTGHNLPGRPSIGAWLTYGLGTMAENLPSFVVMTSQDKQGSCGQLFFDYYWGAGFLPGKHQGVPFRSAGDPVLYLSNPKGISRKARRQMLDSLAEMNQMAHARFADPEIETRISQYEMAFQMQASVPELTDFSNEPQSVLDMYGPDVHRKGSYAYNCLMARRLAERGTRFIQLMHAGWDQHGNLPNQLPIQCQDTDQPSAALVKDLKAKGLLDDTLVIWGGEFGRTPYVQGDITNASAHGRDHHPRAFTIWMAGGGIKPGTIYGSSDEFAFHVAENPVHIRDLQATLMHLCGIDHERFTYRHQGLDFKLTGVEPARVVSEVLA